Within Cellulophaga sp. L1A9, the genomic segment CTAAGTACATTAAGTTAACCATTTTCTGACGTGGTGACTGTTTTCCTCCTGCCATGTTTTTTTCTAATTAAATTTTAGTTAATTTTTGGGGTTTGATTATTACTAAAACTAATTAGTTTCTTGTCATTGCAGATAACATACCTCCGTATACTCCGTTAAGAGACGATAAGTTTGTAGATAACGATGCCATTTGATCTTTTAAAGCAGTAGAGTTCTGAACAACTTCTTCATTGATTGAAGCTTGTTTGCTAGCACTTTCTAACTGTACTTTATATAAACTATTTAATGATTCCATTTGAGAAGCAGCTTGCACCATTTCATCAGAATACTTACGAGTAGATTCCATAGCATCTACTGTAGGAGCGATACCTTTAGCAGCACCTTCAAAATTTCTAATGCTAGTTCCTAAGCTTTCCATTAAGCTTGCATCTACACCAGCTTCTTTTAATAAATCATCTAATTTTTTAGATAAAGAAGCTTCTGATTCTTGTACTTCAGCAGCAACACTATTTGCTTTTGCAACACCTTCACCACCTACTAATTCAGGATACACTAATGCCCAATCATATTCGTCATCTAAAGGCTCAAATGCACTAATGGCAAAAATAAGCGCCTCTGTAATAAGACCGATTGCAAGTAGAATACCACCATTCAATGGTCCTAATTCCCAGTGTAAAATTTTGAATAATGCACCTATAATAACGATTGATGCTCCAAGCCCATAGGCCATGTTAAATAATTTCTTTGTTGCTTTTGACTGTGCCATAATTTTAATTTAATTTCAGGTTAATGTTAATAATAACGATTTGGTTTAATTTAATTCGACTTTATGTATAAACTTGTATTACTTATTTAAGGGTTTGTTTTCTTCAACGCCCATGTAATCTTGTACTGTTCTAAATCCGATATAACTACGTGCTGAATCTTGGTATTCGTAATCTCTGGTACTTACCTGTAGGAAATAAGCAACATCTTTCCAAGATCCTCCACGGATAACTTTTCTTGCATTTTGTGATGAACCAGCATTTGGGTTCATTGTTGAAACATACTCGTAAGAGTTAGGATCATAACTAGAATCTGTCCATTCAGATACGTTACCCGCCATGTTATATAAGTTATAATCATTAGGCTCAAAAGATTTTGCTTCTACTGTATACAAAGCTGTATCTGCTGCATAATCTCCTCGCTGCGGTTTAAAGTTTGCCATAAAACAACCTGTGTCGCTTATAACATATGGACCACCCCATGGGTATGTCCCACTTTCAATACCACCTCTTGCAGCATATTCCCATTCTGCTTCTGTTGGCAATCTAAATTGATTTACAAACTGAGCTCCTTTAGATTTTTGATCATCGTTCTTAAGCTTAGTTCTCCAGTTACAAAACGCTTTAGCTTGCTTCCAACTCACTCCTACTACAGGGTATTCACTGTAGGCATCATGCCAAAAGTAATCGTTATGCATTGGTTCGTTATACGAGTATTCAAAATCTCTAATCCAAACTGTTGTATCAGGATATATTTCTAATTCTTCTTGTTTAATGAAGTCTTTTCTACTGCCTTTACCCTTTGCACGTGCAGCAGCTTCAATATCCATCCAAGAATATTTATACTTCAATTGTGTAACGTCTATAGTACGTTCTCCATTATAAGCTTCCTCTTCAGAAATATATAATTTGTCCATTACCTCAACATAGTATTCATCTGGGTATTCCGAAGTATCCCAAACTAAATCTTGATCAAGGTTTAACCCTCTACCTTCATATCCGGTATCACCCATTCCTGAGTAATTATCAAGCATATACTTGTCATAAGATGATAACTTAGTGGTATCTGCATCTTTAAATGCATAGTCACCAATGCCTCCATCATCTGGACCTAAACCTAATTCATCTGCTAGGATAGCCAGTTTAGTTCTTACGATAGAGTCTCGTACCCACTCAACAAATTGTCGGTATTCGCTGTTCGTAATTTCTGTGTCGTCCATATAGAAAGAGCGTACAGTAACTGTTTTGGTTGGCGCGTTGAGAACTTTAGCCTGATCTTCTTCACTCTTCCCCATAATATAGGATCCCTGAGGGATCAATTCCATACCATGAGGCTTTTCTGGATACCATTTTTTTCCTTGGACTCCAACTAGTTCTCCTTTTGTTTTAGACCCACAACTGCTGAGTAAAACAACAAACGCTATAGATGATAACAATAGCTTCTTCATACTTAGGTTAAATTTCGATTAAGACTGTAAATTAAAAACACTTTTATTATTCTCTAAAACTACGTTTTAATTAAAATATTGTGTCAATGTGTATTATCCTTTACTTTTTTTTATTTTAATTAAAGCCCTTTTTATAAGCTTTAAACCATCGCTCAGGAATAATTTGATTGCAAGCATCAAAATAGTCCTGCTCCATGCAAGATAATAACGCTGGTATATTTGATTTATTATGTGCCGTTAAAATTGTTGGCACCTCTACCCACCATCTATTCGTAAGATTACTTTTATGAAATATTAAATCTTCATCATCCGTAGGCACTATAAACTTTGTAAAGTCCTCACTTTTCACAAAAGGAGATTCCTTCACTCTATAATTATGACCTTCAATAAAATACCAAATAATTTGTGCTGTAAGCTGATAAGACTGTGGTGTATTTTCTCCTTCATAGACTCCAAAAATAGTTACCTTATCACTAATACCTGCATAACGAGCAATTGCACAAATTTCTTTTCCATTAAAACCATTGGGTGAAAAATTCTCAGACATAGAGATTTCACTAGCTTTAATTGCGCGTAAATCTACGCTCACAATATTGGCATTACGTAATATAGGCTCTGCTAATGTAATGTTAGCTGAGATTTCTCCTAAACGATAAGCATCAAAGAAAAGATGTTCCATTAAATCTATTTCTTCTTGCGCGCAAAAATAACTTTGATAGCCTATATTAGAAAAATTAAATAGATTGTTTGGCTTATCTGTTATAATCTTACTCATATAAGAGTGTGATGAAATAAGCTCATCAGCATCTCCAAAATCAAAACGACTATCTACCGCCACTAAGTTTACCATACTCCGTAAACCATCAAAAGCTCTATATGCAGGATAGGTAATATCTTGTGTTGCACCAATGATTATGGCGATTACATCTTCTTCAAGAAGCCCTGCTACAATTTCTTTGACAACAAAATAGGTATCTGCAACGGCTTCTCCCTGGTTAATATCTCCTAAATCTACTATGGTACTATCCCAGTTACCAATCATCAATTTATAAAGTTGACGACGAACTTCAAACAACTCTAGGTCTTCGGATTTCTTTTCAAAGGCATTTCTAGATTCATTGACTCCAATAATTGCAAAGGAAGCATTAGCGAGCACGGGCAACCCATTTCGCTGTGTGTGCTTATGAATTTTATTCCCTAATGCTTGTGCCGGAAGTAATTTACAAGATGCTACTAATTTATCATCAACAGGAACTAAAAAATCAAATGCCATTAAAAATTGAATGTTTTGAGGATTACTATAAACTTATTGACTCAAATATAATACACCTTCTTGAATTGGCGCAATAAAAGTACGTTTCAAGAAGGTGTATTGGTAAAAAATTATAAATGTATATTTATTTTGCCTTTTTCTTTGGCGCAGCTTTTTTCTTTGGTGCAGCTTTTGCCTTTTTCTTCGGCGTTTTCTTTTCTATCATAGCTTTTGCTTGCTCAAGAGTAATTTTAGTAGCATCAACTTCTTTTGATAATTCTACTTTTATTTTCCCCTTAAGCACATTATGCCTACCCCAACGTGCTTTTTCTACACGAATGCCTTCTTCTTTCCAATCATGTATAACCTTATCAATCTCCTTCTGTTTCTTTGTTTCGATAAGTTCAATAATATCATCATTAGACAAATTATCAAAATCATATTTTTTATTGACATTGATAAACATTCCGTCCCACTTTATAAAGGGACCAAAGCGACCTGTACCTTTGGTCACCTCTTTATCTTCATAATGAGCTACGGGAGCATCTGCTTTTTCTTTTGCTATAATAAGTTCTACTGCTCTTTCAAAAACTACATCAAAAGCACTTTCTCCTTTATCTAATGAAATAAATTTCTCTCCGAATTTTACATAAGGACCAAATCTACCCACGTTTGCTAAAACTTCTTGTCCTTTGTACTCTCCTAGTGTTCTAGGTAGGGTAAAAAGTTCCATAGCTTCATCAAATGTTATGGTGTTTAAAGATTGTTCCGGCAATAAACTAGCGAATACTGGCTTTTCTTCTTCTTCAGATGATCCAATTTGAACCATAGGACCAAAGCGACCTAAGCGCACCAATACTTGTCTTCCAGATTTTGGATCTGTACCTAAAATACGTTCTCCACTAGCCCTGTCCGCATTCTCTTCTACATCAATTACTTTAGGGTGAAAATCTTTATAAAAGTTCTTCATCACTTTTTTCCAATCCTCTTTCCCTTCCGCTATTTCATCAAAATCTTCTTCTACTTTAGCGGTGAAATTATACTCCATAATTCCAGAAAAGTGACTTACTAAAAAGTCCGTAACAATCATACCAATATCTGTTGGTACTAATTTTCCTTTATCAGATCCTACGTTTTCTGTTAGATTGTTCGTTGCTACAGCGTTGTTTTCAAGAACTAACTGCACATACTTACGCTCTACACCTTCGATAGTTCCTTTTTCGACATAGCCTCTATTTTGAACTGTAGAAATTGTTGGCGCATAGGTAGATGGTCTACCAATACCTAATTCCTCTAACTTCTTAACTAAAGATGCTTCTGTAAAACGATATGGAGGTCTGCTAAAACGTTCTGTAGCAGTAATATAATTATTAGTCAATGCCTCCCCTTTTTTCATTGCAGGAAGCATTCCTTCTTGCTCTTCAGATGCATCTTCATCATCAACATCTTCCATATAAACTTTAAGGAAACCATCAAATTTAATAACCTCTCCGTTTGCAGTGAACTCTTGATTATGACCAGAACAACTAATTTTTACATTAGTTCGCTCTAATTGGGCATCACTCATTTGAGAAGCAAGTGTACGCTTCCAAATAAGTTCATATAATTTTTCTTGATCGCGCTCTAATGAAACGTTTTGAAGTTTCATATCCGTAGGTCTAATAGCCTCATGCGCCTCTTGAGCTCCTTTACTTTTTCCTTTAAAATTACGAGAATTGCTATATTCTTTTCCGTAATTTTCTACAATTGCTTCTTTCGCGGCATCTAGTGCTTCTTTTGATAAGTTTACACTATCCGTTCTCATATAGGTAATTAAACCTGCTTCGTACAAACGTTGTGCTACTTGCATGGTTCTTCCTACTGAAAAATATAATTTACGTGATGCTTCTTGTTGTAAGGTAGATGTAGTAAATGGTGCTGCCGGAGATTTTTTTGCTGGTTTTTTATCTAAACTTGCTACCGCAAATTTACCATTCATATTCTCCTTTAAAAAAGCCTCTGCCTCTTCTTTCGTTGCAAAAGTTTTATTAAGTTTCGCTGAAAATATACTGCCTTCATTTGTTTTAAATTGGGCTGTAATCTTAAAAGATGCCTCTGGAGTAAACCCTTCAATATCTCTTTCACGCTCTACAATTAAACGCACTGCTACAGATTGAACTCTACCCGCAGAAAGACCTGGTTTTATTTTTTTCCATAGGACAGGAGATAGTTCATATCCCACTAGTCTATCTAAAACCCTTCTTGCCTGTTGTGCATTTACAAGATCATAATTAATCTCTCTAGGGTTTTCAATTGCTTTTTGTATTGCAGACTTTGTAATACTATTAAAAACAATACGTTTGGTTTTACTTTTATCTAATTTTAGTTCCTGTTCTAGGTGCCATGAAATAGCTTCCCCTTCTCGATCCTCATCACTTGCTAACCATATAGTGTCTGCTTTCTTCGCTAAATCTTTAAGTTTTTTAACTAAAGCTTCTTTGTCTTTACTTACTATATATTTTGCTTCAAAATCATTTTCAACATCTACTCCTAATTCCTTAGAAGGTAAGTCGGCTATATGACCAAAACTGGATTCTACCTTGAAGTCCTTTCCTAAAAATTTCTCTATTGTTTTTGCTTTTGCAGGAGACTCTACGATTACTAAATTCTTTGCCATTGACTAGTTTTTGGTCTTACAAAAGTATACCAATTTTTTAATTTTACGCTGTATCCTTACTATATAGGTGATATTTAGTATTATAAATGCAACTAAAAACTCTTTTTAGGCGTCCTATATTTAATAAAAAAAAAGAAGGTTTTTATTACCTATTATTGCAAAGAAAGTGTGCTTAGCAAAGCTATAGAACGCTCTTCATATTGATACTGATACAACACGTCATCTCCAACCATTAAAAGGCTATTTTTCAGCGGAATAACATCAAAAGTTATGATGTTTTCAAAGTGATTTAGTGCTTCTAAATTTTCAACATCTGTTTTATCATACACCTTTAATCCTGCCTTCCCGTCACACACAAAAATCAGGTTATCTTTTAAGCCTAAACCATAAGGTTCTTCCATCTCATAAGATTTTAAAAGTGTCGGATTTTTAATATCCTGAATATCGATAACAAACAATCCGCTTTCTGTTGCCCCACAAGAATTTCCTCCACGAAGGGTTACATAAGCATATTTATCATCTACCACTACAGGATCACAAGCAGTACCATGTTGAAATTCTGAAACAAATTGCGGAGTACTAGGGGAAGAAATATCATAGATATACATTCCACTCTTGCTTCCTAAAAATAAATATTGATTGCGATTAAAAATGGTCTCAATATCAAAACCTGCGTAAACATCGTCTAGATCTTTCGGGTTTTCTAAATTTGAAATATCAAAAACATTAATATTATGACTGTCTACTGCATACAAATAATCGTTAACAATTTTAAAGCGGGCTAAAGAACCGCCTTGCCCTACAGATGCGCTATTTGTTACCGCATCTAACATAATACCACCACCAAAACGCTCTTCATATTCTGATATCAGTCTTGGCTCCGATGCTGTCTCCCATCCTATTATAATTTCATTTTCAGAATCTACACCATCATAGTCATAAAAATCGGCCATAGGCCAAATAACATTCCCTCTCAAAACGTCTTCTAATCTATTTACCACTTGAATATTATCAAGATTTGAAATATCAATGATCACTAAGTCCGTCAAACTATCCGCAAACAAATAGTTATCCTTGACAGAAATATCAACATTACCAGGAATTTTTATATATGCTATTCTCTCAGGAGCCTCGGGGTTTTTATTATCAATCACATGAACACCCTGATGCTTGTCATTTATAAAAATATAGTTTTCATACGCATAGATTTTCCCAGATTCCTCTATAAATTGAGGGAGGTAAAACTGTTACTCCGTTTTTAAAATCTTCTTTTGAAATAATCAAAGGCTTCGCAACTATGTAATCTGCATACTTATCATCATCTTTTGGTTTCACAAGAAACAAATCCTATCGTTGAGATAAAAAGTAAGGCTATAAAAAAATATTTCATGAGTTGTTCGTTTTTCAATTGATTATTTATCAGATGCTTAATGATCTAATTGGTTGCGAAAAAAACTAAAAATTCTGATAAACCATAGTCTGAATACTGCTTTCATCATCTAAAACAATTCTCAATAATTCATAAGAAGCAATAGGTTTAAAATTAAAAGGGTGCGCCATAATAGCCACGCCACTTTTTTTCTTTACCCTATTCCCCATACCAGTAACCATATCTATATTTGGCTCATAATCACCATTAGGTATATGTTCTGTTACAATACAATAGGGATAATTCTTAAGTTGAGATAAAAAAGATTGAATCTCTGCATTTGAAAGATGCTGTAATACTTGCCGAACAAAAATACAATCTGCCTTTGGCAAGTCTGCTTCACAAATATCTAAGCACAAAAACTCTAAATTATCATTCTTAAATCTTGCTTTGTTCCTTTCAATTAAGGCTGGGACAATATCTACCGCAAAATATTTCTCAGAAAAGCCTATTAACTGATTTCCAATATTAAAATCGCCACAACCAACATCACAAACAACGAGCGGACTTTCAAAAGACTTTAAAAAAGCAGACACCTCCTTTATATAAGGTTCAGTAATGGCATCTACATGTGAACCATCTCCTGAATAAAAATCAAACTCAGCTCCTCCCCATAAATGATTCTCATAAATTTGATGCATCACATCTTTAGTTGCCCACCGTTTTTTCGGGGATTGATTTTTACTTTTTTTCATTTTAGAACACACTGCTTTTCAAGGAGTAAATTTGATAAATTTAATCTAGACTACAAATTTCACTAATTTTTAACTGCCAATTTGACAGAACACTTCTAAAAATCATATCTTTGCAGTCCTAATAAAACATTCTGTTGATTATCATAGTACATGGAGAAAATTATTAATGAAGAAAACCAAGGTCAACCTGTTGCTCTTGATAAAATTTCTGGAAATGGCCGCAAACTATATATTGAAAGTTACGGGTGCGCCATGAATTTTTCGGATAGTGAGGTTGTTGCTTCTATTCTTGCTAAAGAAGGATTTAATACCACACAAATTTTAGAAGAAGCAGATCTTGTTTTGGTAAACACATGTTCTATTCGAGAAAAAGCAGAACTAACCGTGCGTAAACGTTTGGAGAAATTCAATGCCGTAAAAAAAACTCGCCCTCACATGAAGGTTGGTGTTTTGGGTTGTATGGCCGAACGTTTAAAGAGCAAATTTCTTGAAGAAGAAAAAATAGTAGATATGGTTGTAGGCCCAGATGCCTATAAAGATTTACCTAATCTAATTCAAGAGATTGACGAAGGTAGAGATGCCGTGAATGTTATTTTATCTAAAGAAGAAACTTACGGAGACATTAGTCCTGTTCGTTTACAAAGTAATGGCGTTAGTGCATTTGTTTCTATTACCAGAGGTTGCGACAATATGTGTACCTTTTGTGTGGTACCTTTTACTCGCGGGCGTGAACGGAGCCGCGAACCACAATCTATTCTAAAAGAAATTCAAGACCTTCACGATAGCAACTTTAAAGAAATTACCCTTTTAGGACAAAACGTAGACAGCTATTTATGGTATGGTGGTGGCTTAAAAAAAGAGTTTGAAAAAGCTTCTGATATGCAAAAAGCAACAGCGGTAAATTTTTCATCGTTACTTGATACCGTTGCCAAGAAATTTCCTAAAATGAGAATTCGCTTTTCTACCTCTAACCCTCAAGATATGACTCTTGATGTTATTGAAACGGTAGCAAAGCATAAAAATATCTGCAATCATATACACCTGCCTGTCCAAAGTGGCAGTAATCGCATTTTAAAAGAAATGAATCGATTACATACCATTGAAGAATACATTACCCTTATTGACAATATCAGAAGAATTTTACCCGATTGTGCTATATCTCAAGATATGATTTCCGGTTTCCCAACAGAAACAGAAGAAGACCACCAAGCTACGCTTGATGTCCTAAAACGCGTTCAATACGACTTTGGATACATGTATTCCTACTCGGAGCGACCAGGAACTATGGCAGCAAGAAAACTAGAAGATAATGTTCCTGAGGAAACAAAAAAGAGACGTCTTGCCGAAATAATAGCAGTACAAAGAGAAAACGGGCATATTAAAACTAGAGAACATTTAGGTAAGATTGAAGAAGTTTTAATTGAAGGTTCCTCAAAAAAATCGGATCAAGATTGGATGGGAAGAAATTCTCAGAATGCCGTTGTAATTTTCGCAAAAGAAAATTATAATATAGGCGATTTAGTACGCGTAAAAATAACAGATTGCACCTCAGCAACTTTACTTGGTGAGGCTATTGAACTAGCAGATAATTAAGATTTTAACATGGAATCAGTACAAGCAACAAAACAGCGATTTGAAATCATTGGTAACGATTTAAAACTTAATCGTGCCATAGAAAAGGCAATTCAAGTGGCTCCAACAGATATTTCAGTATTGGTAACTGGTGAAAGTGGTGTTGGTAAAGAAGCTATTCCAAAAATCATCCATTCATTATCACACAGGAAACATGCAAAATATATTGCGGTTAACTGTGGTGCCATACCTGAAGGAACTATTGATAGTGAACTTTTTGGTCATGAAAAAGGGGCTTTCACCGGTGCAACAGCAGCCCGTAGTGGGTATTTTGAAGTTGCCGATGGCGGAACTATTTTCTTAGATGAAGTTGGCGAACTTCCTTTAACTACCCAAGTGCGTTTACTGCGTGTCCTAGAAAATGGCGAATTCTTAAAAGTAGGATCCTCGCAAGTACAAAAAACAAATGTTAGAATTGTAGCCGCAACAAATGTTAATATGTTTGAGGCGATAAAAAAAGAAAAATTTCGTGAAGATTTATATTATCGTTTGAGTACGGTTGAAATTGCATTGCCCCCACTTAGAGAGCGAAAAGAAGATATTCATTTGCTTTTTAGAAAATTTGCTTCAGATTTTGGTCAGAAGTATAAGATGCCAACCATTCGTTTAGAAGATAATGCTGTAGATGTATTATTAAAATACCGTTGGCCTGGAAACATCCGTCAATTACGAAATATTGCAGAACAGACTTCCGTCCTTGAAGAAAACAGAAATATATCGGCAGCAACATTAAGTGGTTATTTGCCAAATTTTGGCGGTTCTAACCTCCCTGCTATAGTAGATAAGCAGAAAAAAGATGGCGATTTTAGTAACGAACGCGAAATACTATACAAAGTATTGTTTGATATGAAGGCCGATTTGAATGATCTTAAGAAACTGACCTTAGAATTACTTAAAAATAACGATAGCGAAGAAGTCCAAAAAGATAACGAAAACCTTATTCGTAAAATATACGGTGGCAAGCATGAAGAGGATTATTCTCATGAGAATGAAGAAGAGAATGAAATGCTTCACCTTCCCGAACCCCAAACGGAAAATCCCTATTCAAAACCTAATGCAGAAGACAAATATCACTTCGCTGAGGAAATTGAAGTAGAGGAAACGCTATCTTTACAAGAAAAAGAGATAGAGTTAATTACAAAATCTTTAGAACGAAACAAAGGTAAAAGAAAAGCCGCCGCTGCTGAATTAGGAATTTCTGAACGCACCTTGTATCGTAAAATAAAGCAGTACGATTTATAATGAGTCAATTAAAACTTAAATCAAATACATTGAAAAAAACAATCTATTTCCTTGCATTAATCTTCACAGCCTTGAGCTTAAATGGATGTGGCGTATACAATTTTACAGGTGGAGATGTTGGAGAAGCAAAAACTTATGAAGTACGTTTATTTCAAAATTATGCCGCTCAAAGCCCCGGATCTACTTTTGAACCAGGCTTAGATCGTGATTTCACAAGAGAATTACAAGATTTAATTTTAAACCAAACAAGCTTAGATTTAGTTTCTTCTGGGGGCGATTTGGTGTATGAGGGAGAGATTACAGAGTTTAGAATTACACCTATGACCGCTACGGCCAATCAGACTTCTGCACAAAACAGATTAACCATGACGGTAACCGTGCGATTTTTTAATAATAAAAAAGAGGATGTAGATTTTGATCAACGCTTCTCTTTCTTTTATGATTACGGAGCAACGACAAGCTATAGCTCTATAAAGTCAACAGCACTAGATGCAATTTTTGAGCGTATTACACAAGATATTTTCAACGCATCATTAGCAGATTGGTAACCCTATGAACGTATCAGACTTCACATATCTTTTGCAACATCCTGAAAAATTGGTTTCACCAGTACAAACCAACCAATTGGATGATATTCTTGATGAATTTCCATATTTTCAAGCTGCGCGTGCCTTGCAATTAAAAGGGCTAAAAAATTTAAATAGCTTTAAATACAATAGCGCTTTAAAAGTAACCGCGGCTTATACCACTGATCGTGATGTTTTATTTGATTTTATTACATCTAAGGAATTTTTACAAAACGGAATTGCAGATCGTATTTCAGGGAGACAAGCACCATTAGAAGAAAAAGAAATTGAGTTTGAAACCATTACTTCTGAAGAAGTTAAAAAACCATTGCTTGACGAAAACGATGAAGACAAAGCACTTCCGCAGAGCGCTAAAGATGCAGATCAGATATTAGACCCTGCTTTATTTGCTTCAAAAGATCCTAATATTGATATTGAGATCGCGGAAGCTAAAAAAAAAGAAGAGGAACTAACGATTGGTGAGCCACTTCCCTTTACAAAAAAAGAAAAATATTCTTTCACAGAATGGATGCAATTAGCATCTAAAAAACCTATTGAAAGAGAAAAAATTGCCTCATTTGACAAAAAAGAGGAAATAACACTAGAAAAAGAACCCCTAAAAACCACTACAAAAAAGGTTTTAAGAAAAAAGAAATTCGATTTAATAGATCAATTTATAGAGAATAAACCTAAAATAATTCCAAAAGAAAAAAATTCTGTTCCAGTACCTATCGATGATCCAATGAAAATTGATAAAACAGAGTTAATGACCGCTACTTTAGCTAAAGTATACCTTGAACAAAAAAAGTATAAAAAAGCTATTCAAGCCTATAAAATTTTAAGTTTGAAATATCCAGAAAAAAGTAGTTTCTTTGCAAGCCAAATAAAATTAGTACAAAAAATA encodes:
- the gldL gene encoding gliding motility protein GldL, which gives rise to MAQSKATKKLFNMAYGLGASIVIIGALFKILHWELGPLNGGILLAIGLITEALIFAISAFEPLDDEYDWALVYPELVGGEGVAKANSVAAEVQESEASLSKKLDDLLKEAGVDASLMESLGTSIRNFEGAAKGIAPTVDAMESTRKYSDEMVQAASQMESLNSLYKVQLESASKQASINEEVVQNSTALKDQMASLSTNLSSLNGVYGGMLSAMTRN
- the topA gene encoding type I DNA topoisomerase, with the protein product MAKNLVIVESPAKAKTIEKFLGKDFKVESSFGHIADLPSKELGVDVENDFEAKYIVSKDKEALVKKLKDLAKKADTIWLASDEDREGEAISWHLEQELKLDKSKTKRIVFNSITKSAIQKAIENPREINYDLVNAQQARRVLDRLVGYELSPVLWKKIKPGLSAGRVQSVAVRLIVERERDIEGFTPEASFKITAQFKTNEGSIFSAKLNKTFATKEEAEAFLKENMNGKFAVASLDKKPAKKSPAAPFTTSTLQQEASRKLYFSVGRTMQVAQRLYEAGLITYMRTDSVNLSKEALDAAKEAIVENYGKEYSNSRNFKGKSKGAQEAHEAIRPTDMKLQNVSLERDQEKLYELIWKRTLASQMSDAQLERTNVKISCSGHNQEFTANGEVIKFDGFLKVYMEDVDDEDASEEQEGMLPAMKKGEALTNNYITATERFSRPPYRFTEASLVKKLEELGIGRPSTYAPTISTVQNRGYVEKGTIEGVERKYVQLVLENNAVATNNLTENVGSDKGKLVPTDIGMIVTDFLVSHFSGIMEYNFTAKVEEDFDEIAEGKEDWKKVMKNFYKDFHPKVIDVEENADRASGERILGTDPKSGRQVLVRLGRFGPMVQIGSSEEEEKPVFASLLPEQSLNTITFDEAMELFTLPRTLGEYKGQEVLANVGRFGPYVKFGEKFISLDKGESAFDVVFERAVELIIAKEKADAPVAHYEDKEVTKGTGRFGPFIKWDGMFINVNKKYDFDNLSNDDIIELIETKKQKEIDKVIHDWKEEGIRVEKARWGRHNVLKGKIKVELSKEVDATKITLEQAKAMIEKKTPKKKAKAAPKKKAAPKKKAK
- the miaB gene encoding tRNA (N6-isopentenyl adenosine(37)-C2)-methylthiotransferase MiaB, which produces MEKIINEENQGQPVALDKISGNGRKLYIESYGCAMNFSDSEVVASILAKEGFNTTQILEEADLVLVNTCSIREKAELTVRKRLEKFNAVKKTRPHMKVGVLGCMAERLKSKFLEEEKIVDMVVGPDAYKDLPNLIQEIDEGRDAVNVILSKEETYGDISPVRLQSNGVSAFVSITRGCDNMCTFCVVPFTRGRERSREPQSILKEIQDLHDSNFKEITLLGQNVDSYLWYGGGLKKEFEKASDMQKATAVNFSSLLDTVAKKFPKMRIRFSTSNPQDMTLDVIETVAKHKNICNHIHLPVQSGSNRILKEMNRLHTIEEYITLIDNIRRILPDCAISQDMISGFPTETEEDHQATLDVLKRVQYDFGYMYSYSERPGTMAARKLEDNVPEETKKRRLAEIIAVQRENGHIKTREHLGKIEEVLIEGSSKKSDQDWMGRNSQNAVVIFAKENYNIGDLVRVKITDCTSATLLGEAIELADN
- a CDS encoding formimidoylglutamase translates to MAFDFLVPVDDKLVASCKLLPAQALGNKIHKHTQRNGLPVLANASFAIIGVNESRNAFEKKSEDLELFEVRRQLYKLMIGNWDSTIVDLGDINQGEAVADTYFVVKEIVAGLLEEDVIAIIIGATQDITYPAYRAFDGLRSMVNLVAVDSRFDFGDADELISSHSYMSKIITDKPNNLFNFSNIGYQSYFCAQEEIDLMEHLFFDAYRLGEISANITLAEPILRNANIVSVDLRAIKASEISMSENFSPNGFNGKEICAIARYAGISDKVTIFGVYEGENTPQSYQLTAQIIWYFIEGHNYRVKESPFVKSEDFTKFIVPTDDEDLIFHKSNLTNRWWVEVPTILTAHNKSNIPALLSCMEQDYFDACNQIIPERWFKAYKKGFN
- a CDS encoding class I SAM-dependent methyltransferase; protein product: MKKSKNQSPKKRWATKDVMHQIYENHLWGGAEFDFYSGDGSHVDAITEPYIKEVSAFLKSFESPLVVCDVGCGDFNIGNQLIGFSEKYFAVDIVPALIERNKARFKNDNLEFLCLDICEADLPKADCIFVRQVLQHLSNAEIQSFLSQLKNYPYCIVTEHIPNGDYEPNIDMVTGMGNRVKKKSGVAIMAHPFNFKPIASYELLRIVLDDESSIQTMVYQNF
- the gldK gene encoding gliding motility lipoprotein GldK, whose product is MKKLLLSSIAFVVLLSSCGSKTKGELVGVQGKKWYPEKPHGMELIPQGSYIMGKSEEDQAKVLNAPTKTVTVRSFYMDDTEITNSEYRQFVEWVRDSIVRTKLAILADELGLGPDDGGIGDYAFKDADTTKLSSYDKYMLDNYSGMGDTGYEGRGLNLDQDLVWDTSEYPDEYYVEVMDKLYISEEEAYNGERTIDVTQLKYKYSWMDIEAAARAKGKGSRKDFIKQEELEIYPDTTVWIRDFEYSYNEPMHNDYFWHDAYSEYPVVGVSWKQAKAFCNWRTKLKNDDQKSKGAQFVNQFRLPTEAEWEYAARGGIESGTYPWGGPYVISDTGCFMANFKPQRGDYAADTALYTVEAKSFEPNDYNLYNMAGNVSEWTDSSYDPNSYEYVSTMNPNAGSSQNARKVIRGGSWKDVAYFLQVSTRDYEYQDSARSYIGFRTVQDYMGVEENKPLNK
- a CDS encoding LVIVD repeat-containing protein, with the protein product MIDNKNPEAPERIAYIKIPGNVDISVKDNYLFADSLTDLVIIDISNLDNIQVVNRLEDVLRGNVIWPMADFYDYDGVDSENEIIIGWETASEPRLISEYEERFGGGIMLDAVTNSASVGQGGSLARFKIVNDYLYAVDSHNINVFDISNLENPKDLDDVYAGFDIETIFNRNQYLFLGSKSGMYIYDISSPSTPQFVSEFQHGTACDPVVVDDKYAYVTLRGGNSCGATESGLFVIDIQDIKNPTLLKSYEMEEPYGLGLKDNLIFVCDGKAGLKVYDKTDVENLEALNHFENIITFDVIPLKNSLLMVGDDVLYQYQYEERSIALLSTLSLQ